The following proteins are co-located in the Aggregatibacter aphrophilus ATCC 33389 genome:
- the guaA gene encoding glutamine-hydrolyzing GMP synthase yields MTNIHDHKILILDFGSQYTQLIARRVREIGVYCELWAWDVTEQQICDFNPTGIILSGGPESTTEENSPRAPEYVFNAGVPVLGICYGMQTMAMQLGGLTETSDHREFGYASVLMENPTALFAHLNDGDSKLDVWMSHGDKVTRLPQNFQITGTTPTCPIAAMSDESRHFYGVQFHPEVTHTKKGLELLTNFVVNICGCETKWTAENIIEDAVARIKEQVGDDEVILGLSGGVDSSVVALLLHRAIGKNLHCVFVDNGLLRLHEGDQVMEMFGDKFGLNITRVDAESRFLGELAGVSDPEAKRKIIGKVFVDVFDDESKKLTKVKWLAQGTIYPDVIESAASKTGKAHVIKSHHNVGGLPDYMKLGLVEPLRELFKDEVRKIGLALGLPAEMINRHPFPGPGLGVRVLGEVKKEYCDLLRRADAIFIEELRNSGWYAKTSQAFSVFLPVKSVGVMGDGRKYDWVISLRAVETIDFMTAHWAHLPYDLLGKISNRIINEVNGISRVVYDISGKPPATIEWE; encoded by the coding sequence ATGACCAATATCCATGACCATAAAATCCTCATCCTCGACTTTGGTTCCCAATACACCCAACTTATCGCCCGCCGTGTACGTGAAATCGGTGTATATTGCGAGCTTTGGGCGTGGGATGTCACCGAACAACAAATCTGTGATTTCAACCCAACCGGGATTATCCTTTCCGGCGGTCCGGAAAGCACCACGGAAGAAAACAGCCCGCGTGCGCCTGAATATGTCTTTAATGCCGGCGTGCCCGTGCTGGGCATTTGCTACGGTATGCAAACCATGGCGATGCAGCTTGGCGGCTTAACGGAAACCTCTGATCATCGTGAGTTTGGTTATGCTTCCGTTTTAATGGAAAATCCGACCGCACTTTTCGCCCATTTAAATGACGGCGACAGCAAATTGGACGTGTGGATGAGCCACGGCGATAAAGTCACCCGCTTGCCACAAAATTTCCAAATCACCGGCACCACGCCGACCTGCCCGATTGCGGCAATGTCTGATGAAAGCCGTCATTTCTACGGCGTGCAATTCCACCCGGAAGTCACTCACACAAAAAAGGGCTTGGAATTATTAACCAATTTCGTGGTGAACATTTGTGGTTGCGAAACCAAATGGACCGCCGAAAACATTATTGAAGACGCCGTTGCCCGTATTAAAGAGCAGGTGGGCGATGACGAAGTCATTTTAGGTTTATCCGGCGGTGTGGATTCCTCGGTGGTAGCCTTATTATTACATCGTGCTATCGGTAAAAACTTACACTGCGTATTCGTGGATAACGGTTTACTCCGCTTACACGAAGGCGATCAAGTAATGGAAATGTTTGGCGACAAATTCGGTTTGAACATCACCCGTGTGGATGCTGAAAGCCGTTTCTTAGGTGAACTTGCAGGCGTATCCGATCCTGAAGCAAAACGTAAAATTATCGGTAAAGTGTTCGTGGATGTATTCGATGATGAATCGAAAAAACTGACAAAAGTGAAATGGTTGGCACAGGGCACCATTTACCCTGACGTAATCGAATCGGCCGCCAGCAAAACAGGCAAAGCCCATGTCATTAAATCCCACCATAACGTAGGCGGCTTGCCTGATTATATGAAACTTGGCTTAGTCGAACCGTTGCGTGAATTGTTCAAAGATGAAGTGCGCAAAATCGGCTTAGCGCTTGGTTTACCGGCTGAGATGATCAATCGCCACCCATTCCCAGGCCCGGGTTTAGGCGTTCGTGTACTCGGTGAAGTGAAAAAAGAATACTGCGATTTATTACGCCGTGCCGATGCGATCTTTATCGAAGAATTACGCAACAGCGGTTGGTATGCCAAAACCAGCCAAGCCTTCAGCGTGTTCCTACCGGTGAAATCTGTAGGCGTGATGGGCGACGGACGTAAGTATGACTGGGTGATTTCCTTACGTGCCGTAGAAACGATTGATTTTATGACCGCACATTGGGCGCATTTGCCTTATGATCTACTGGGCAAAATCTCCAACCGCATCATCAATGAAGTGAACGGCATTTCCCGCGTAGTCTATGACATTAGCGGTAAACCGCCGGCAACTATTGAGTGGGAATGA
- a CDS encoding DMT family transporter: MYSNRFAAILLVIGCILFGLGSLIVKFVPVGAYAIAFWRLLIASGIFGVLMKLYRKPIPKAPKAIFWAAASGVILAFDLAFWHESIYAVGPGISTLLNSLQIFFLAFIGWLFFQERQSKLQRISLFIATIGVLLITSPELQHNFKAGYGIFIGLLSGACLAASMAAIRQAHSIEPISIFPLMWLISFSGAVALILPALIFNADSLYPTTLTDIGLILIYGVVMQCIAWGMIAYNIPLLSLSLTGLLLLTEPVAALVIDAFLLHKPINAWQWLGAFLTLVALYLGSLKNK, encoded by the coding sequence ACTCGGCAGCCTTATCGTAAAATTTGTCCCCGTCGGTGCCTACGCCATCGCTTTTTGGCGTTTGCTTATCGCATCGGGGATTTTTGGGGTATTAATGAAACTTTACCGTAAGCCCATTCCCAAAGCGCCAAAAGCAATATTTTGGGCCGCTGCTTCCGGCGTGATTTTAGCGTTTGACTTAGCCTTTTGGCATGAAAGTATTTATGCTGTCGGCCCGGGCATTTCCACCTTGCTAAACAGCCTCCAAATTTTCTTTTTGGCATTTATCGGTTGGTTGTTTTTCCAAGAACGGCAAAGTAAATTGCAACGGATAAGTTTGTTTATCGCCACTATCGGCGTCCTGCTTATTACCAGTCCCGAGTTGCAACATAACTTCAAAGCAGGCTATGGTATTTTCATCGGCCTACTCTCCGGCGCCTGTCTCGCCGCCTCCATGGCAGCCATCCGCCAAGCACACAGCATTGAACCGATTTCTATTTTTCCATTAATGTGGCTTATCAGCTTCAGCGGCGCCGTAGCGTTAATACTTCCTGCGCTTATTTTTAATGCCGATTCCCTCTACCCAACCACGCTTACTGACATCGGCTTAATCCTGATTTATGGCGTGGTTATGCAATGTATTGCTTGGGGCATGATCGCCTACAACATCCCTCTACTCAGCCTAAGCCTAACAGGATTATTGTTACTCACCGAACCCGTTGCCGCCCTCGTTATCGACGCCTTTTTATTACACAAACCCATCAACGCATGGCAATGGCTCGGCGCCTTTTTGACCTTAGTCGCACTTTATTTGGGATCGTTAAAAAACAAATAA